From Humibacter ginsenosidimutans, a single genomic window includes:
- a CDS encoding TetR family transcriptional regulator: MIEEILIGRQDASNPGSLRVEPAQERSVARIDALLDAAAVVVDDVGFDRLTTAHVADVSGASIGTVYRYFPDRIALLNALRDRAVLRYRLAAADELERSPRATWQEAIDALASTFATMFRTEPGFRIMRFEDVRGVDEDSPVVDHVHEFAERVAGILVASYGFAQSDELIFRLDIASQMAETLIERAYLREADGDERMLAEAGVVAVAYLERYYG, translated from the coding sequence ATGATCGAAGAGATTCTGATCGGACGACAGGACGCGTCGAACCCCGGATCGCTGCGGGTGGAGCCCGCGCAGGAGCGCAGCGTCGCACGCATCGATGCCCTTCTCGACGCGGCGGCCGTCGTCGTCGACGACGTGGGATTCGACAGGCTGACAACGGCGCACGTCGCCGATGTCAGCGGGGCGTCCATCGGCACCGTGTATCGGTACTTCCCCGACCGCATCGCGCTCCTCAACGCGCTTCGCGACCGGGCGGTGCTGCGCTACCGCCTCGCGGCGGCGGACGAATTGGAACGCAGTCCCCGCGCCACCTGGCAGGAGGCGATCGACGCCCTCGCGTCGACGTTCGCGACCATGTTCCGCACGGAACCGGGATTCCGCATCATGCGGTTCGAAGACGTACGCGGAGTGGACGAAGACTCCCCGGTCGTCGATCATGTTCACGAGTTCGCGGAGCGGGTCGCAGGCATTCTCGTCGCCAGTTACGGCTTCGCGCAGAGCGACGAGCTGATCTTCCGGCTCGACATCGCCAGCCAGATGGCCGAGACGCTGATCGAGCGCGCCTACCTGCGCGAGGCCGACGGAGACGAACGGATGCTCGCGGAGGCCGGCGTCGTGGCCGTCGCCTACCTCGAGCGCTACTACGGCTGA
- a CDS encoding carbohydrate ABC transporter permease: protein MTVESAVTPTSARPERPKRRHNPLTWVQRGGLTTLLFLLPLLIIFGVFSWTPIVEAVVMSFQKTNLVAPAVFVGWDNFVAVFQDPVFWTAVRNTAYFAVLALLFGYPIPLVAAVLMSEVKRMKGFYSVLAYLPVVIPPVVSVLLWKIFYDASADGVFNTILGWVGIPPQPWIQDAATAMPSLVLEATWAGAGGTIIIYLAALTSVSPDLYDAAEVDGASIWGKIWHVTLPQLRGILFITLILQIIATAQVFLQPFLFTSGGPVNSTTTILLLIYQYAFTQSLGGAYGQATALSLMLAVFLAILSIVYFRVTSRWSDN from the coding sequence ATGACCGTTGAGAGCGCAGTCACACCGACAAGCGCACGTCCCGAACGCCCGAAGCGCCGCCACAATCCCCTCACCTGGGTGCAGCGCGGCGGGCTCACCACCCTTCTCTTTCTTCTGCCGCTGCTGATCATCTTCGGCGTCTTCTCGTGGACTCCGATCGTCGAAGCCGTGGTCATGAGCTTTCAGAAGACCAACCTCGTCGCGCCGGCGGTCTTCGTCGGCTGGGACAACTTCGTGGCGGTGTTCCAAGACCCGGTGTTCTGGACCGCCGTGCGCAACACCGCCTACTTCGCCGTGCTGGCCCTGCTGTTCGGGTATCCGATTCCACTCGTGGCCGCCGTGCTGATGAGCGAAGTGAAACGCATGAAGGGCTTCTACAGCGTGCTGGCCTATCTGCCGGTGGTGATCCCGCCGGTGGTCTCGGTGCTGCTATGGAAGATCTTCTACGATGCCAGCGCCGACGGCGTGTTCAACACCATCCTCGGCTGGGTGGGCATCCCGCCGCAGCCCTGGATCCAGGATGCCGCGACAGCGATGCCATCACTGGTGCTCGAAGCCACGTGGGCCGGTGCGGGCGGCACGATCATCATCTATCTCGCCGCACTGACGTCGGTGTCGCCCGACCTCTACGACGCCGCGGAGGTCGATGGGGCCTCGATCTGGGGCAAGATCTGGCACGTGACGCTGCCGCAGCTGCGGGGCATCCTCTTCATCACGCTCATCCTGCAGATCATCGCCACGGCGCAGGTGTTCCTGCAGCCCTTCCTCTTCACCAGCGGTGGACCGGTCAACTCGACGACCACGATTCTGCTGCTGATCTACCAGTACGCCTTCACTCAGTCGCTGGGCGGCGCGTACGGCCAGGCGACCGCACTCAGCCTCATGCTCGCCGTGTTCCTGGCCATCCTGTCCATCGTGTATTTCCGCGTCACCTCGAGATGGAGCGACAATTGA
- a CDS encoding ABC transporter ATP-binding protein — protein MIEFRSVTKQFPDGTVAVRDFSLVMPSRKITVLVGSSGSGKTTILRMINRMVDPTSGSIEIDGENVSVLDPVRLRRSIGYVMQNSGLLPHRKVADNIATVPLLRGTKRRDARARALELMDTVGLDRSLADRYPSQLSGGQQQRVGVARGLAVDPNILLMDEPFGAVDPLVRAELQHELVRLQHELGKTVVFVTHDIDEAFLLGDQVVIFKPGGIVAQVGTPEQILAAPADEFVSRFVGADRGKRSLHVRSENGREIVVDADGRPAGVLDGGDHDEAETRETVSGASAQGDQPR, from the coding sequence ATGATCGAGTTCCGATCGGTGACCAAGCAGTTCCCCGACGGCACAGTCGCCGTGCGCGACTTCAGCCTGGTCATGCCCTCCCGCAAGATCACGGTGCTGGTGGGCTCCTCAGGCAGCGGCAAGACCACCATCCTCCGCATGATCAATCGCATGGTCGATCCGACGAGCGGGTCCATCGAGATCGATGGCGAGAACGTCTCGGTGCTCGATCCTGTTCGGTTGCGGCGCAGCATCGGCTACGTCATGCAGAACTCCGGCCTTCTGCCGCACCGCAAGGTGGCGGACAACATCGCGACCGTGCCCTTGCTGCGCGGTACGAAGCGCAGGGATGCCCGCGCCCGCGCGCTGGAACTCATGGACACCGTCGGGCTCGACCGATCGCTGGCCGACAGGTACCCGAGCCAGCTCTCCGGCGGACAGCAACAGCGTGTCGGGGTCGCGCGCGGACTCGCCGTCGACCCCAACATCCTGCTGATGGACGAGCCGTTCGGGGCCGTCGACCCGCTCGTGCGCGCCGAGCTCCAGCACGAGTTGGTGAGACTGCAGCACGAGCTCGGCAAGACCGTCGTCTTCGTCACTCACGACATCGACGAGGCCTTTCTGCTGGGCGATCAGGTGGTCATCTTCAAGCCGGGAGGCATCGTCGCGCAGGTCGGCACGCCCGAGCAGATCCTCGCGGCACCGGCCGACGAGTTCGTCTCGCGGTTCGTCGGCGCCGACCGGGGCAAGCGATCCCTGCACGTCCGCTCCGAGAACGGACGCGAGATCGTCGTCGATGCCGACGGCCGGCCTGCTGGCGTGCTCGACGGCGGCGACCACGATGAGGCCGAGACGCGTGAAACCGTCTCGGGTGCTTCGGCGCAGGGTGATCAGCCGCGGTGA
- a CDS encoding winged helix DNA-binding domain-containing protein yields the protein MPRTEIDLRRRRLRSQLLAPQAGTALDVVQRLGALQAQNRASALLAIGVRARDSTIGDVERLFDDGLALRSWTMRGTLHVVATPDLPWMLGLTAARQRAAVAHEARRRGIEGSDFDRAAEIIHRRVVDGGPATRAEAVDALVAAGIDVGDEQAYRYIRDAALRGLVAWGPMRGRQPLLVTVSPAADLDRDEALGRFITTYLAGHGPATVRDFAWWSGLTLTDARRALLVAGSEIERWNDHDDEPLLITASSTDDTTDDDRRTLRSVPAWDEYVLGYRDRSHVLAPEFAPRVSPSGNGVFLPTILSDGAVAGTWSYTLAGGELTVASEPFTGLTASEQRRFASSATQVARFFGLSVA from the coding sequence ATGCCGCGCACCGAGATCGATCTGCGTCGTCGGAGGCTCCGATCGCAGCTGCTCGCGCCGCAAGCCGGCACGGCCCTTGACGTGGTGCAACGGCTCGGCGCTCTCCAGGCGCAGAACAGGGCGTCTGCTCTGCTGGCCATCGGCGTGCGAGCGCGAGACTCCACGATCGGGGACGTCGAGCGACTCTTCGACGACGGGCTCGCGCTCCGGTCCTGGACCATGCGCGGAACACTCCATGTCGTCGCAACGCCCGATCTGCCGTGGATGCTCGGCCTCACTGCAGCACGACAGCGCGCCGCCGTGGCGCATGAAGCACGCCGGCGAGGCATCGAGGGTTCGGACTTCGACCGCGCCGCAGAGATCATCCACCGTCGAGTCGTCGACGGCGGTCCCGCCACTCGAGCCGAGGCGGTCGACGCTCTCGTCGCGGCGGGCATCGACGTCGGGGACGAGCAGGCCTATCGCTACATCCGCGATGCGGCTCTTCGGGGCCTCGTGGCGTGGGGACCGATGCGCGGACGACAGCCGCTTCTCGTCACGGTGTCGCCGGCCGCGGACCTCGATCGCGACGAGGCGCTTGGCCGATTCATCACGACGTATCTCGCGGGCCACGGACCTGCCACGGTGCGCGACTTCGCGTGGTGGTCGGGCCTCACGCTCACCGACGCCCGTCGTGCGCTGCTGGTCGCCGGCTCCGAGATCGAACGCTGGAACGATCACGACGATGAGCCGCTGCTGATCACGGCGTCATCGACGGACGACACGACTGACGACGATCGCCGCACTCTCCGGTCCGTGCCTGCCTGGGACGAGTACGTGCTCGGCTACCGCGACCGTTCGCACGTGCTCGCCCCCGAGTTCGCACCCCGGGTCTCCCCCAGCGGCAACGGCGTCTTCCTGCCCACGATCCTCAGCGACGGTGCCGTCGCCGGGACATGGTCGTACACGCTCGCCGGCGGGGAACTCACGGTGGCGAGCGAGCCGTTCACCGGGCTGACGGCATCCGAACAGCGTCGATTCGCATCGAGCGCGACGCAGGTCGCCCGGTTCTTCGGTCTCTCCGTCGCGTGA
- a CDS encoding ABC transporter permease, producing MSWLIDNFGQVWSLTVDHVVYSAIPIILGFVIAVPIGWLTNRYRLSRATVLTIVGLLYTVPSLPLIIVLPTLLGTRILDPVNIVVALTIYAVAIMVRTASDAFASVDVDVLLSATAVGFSTWRRFWGVELPLAGPVLLSGVRVVSVSTISLLTVGAVMGIPNLGYLFLDGLQRNFPLEIVVGIVGTILIAVIFDAVLALLGRLLLPWTRGRKQRRRATVTDPELEVVGAS from the coding sequence GTGAGCTGGCTGATCGATAACTTCGGTCAGGTGTGGAGCCTGACCGTGGACCACGTCGTGTATTCGGCGATTCCGATCATCCTCGGATTCGTCATCGCCGTGCCGATCGGCTGGCTCACCAACCGCTATCGGCTGAGCAGGGCGACGGTGCTCACCATCGTGGGGCTGCTGTACACGGTGCCATCGCTGCCGCTGATCATCGTGCTGCCGACGCTGCTCGGCACGCGCATCCTCGATCCGGTCAACATCGTGGTCGCCCTCACCATCTACGCGGTGGCGATCATGGTGCGCACGGCGTCGGATGCCTTCGCCTCCGTCGACGTAGACGTGCTGCTCTCCGCCACCGCCGTCGGGTTCTCCACCTGGCGCAGATTCTGGGGCGTCGAACTGCCCCTGGCCGGGCCTGTGCTGTTGTCAGGCGTGCGTGTCGTCTCCGTGAGCACGATCAGCCTGTTGACGGTGGGCGCCGTGATGGGGATCCCGAACCTCGGCTATCTGTTCCTCGACGGTTTACAACGCAACTTCCCCTTGGAGATCGTGGTCGGCATTGTGGGCACGATCCTGATCGCGGTCATTTTCGACGCCGTCCTCGCGTTGCTCGGCCGCCTCCTTCTGCCGTGGACGAGGGGGCGCAAACAGAGGCGCCGTGCGACGGTCACCGATCCCGAACTGGAAGTGGTGGGGGCGTCATGA
- the pabB gene encoding aminodeoxychorismate synthase component I — MSPGADGRESEPLPARDATAFPRRERLGLRIDPERVFELLLAGERHAFWLDAGIRAETGRSLLGAASPVRPSYLMHGDQLWTLRGATPVPCDGELTDVLRRWRLATVPSAPEDDPADTSPLGWVGWFGYEFGARRLGIEAEASAYPDAVMLAADRVIAIDHHTNETSLWFVDDADGREWAANTSAALRAAADEPTPHVVGVDAGARRGTGPVRWRHSDGEYLSMIAACQDSIRAGDAYLLCLTNTATVATSAEPLEVYRALRRASRARHGAYLRAGDVTVLSASPELFLNIAGGVAVTRPVKGTRPRGALPADDARLRAQLAEDEKERAENLMIVDLMRNDLGRVARVGGVSVTELLTVETHAHVHQLVSTVRAELADGLDVLDVLGASFPAGSMTGAPKLSAMSVLHELERGPRGVYSGCLGRLGLDGTAELAMVIRTIVMCDGEATIGSGGGITALSVPDQELAEVKLKAAALLHALGVTSD; from the coding sequence ATGAGTCCCGGTGCCGACGGCCGCGAGTCAGAGCCGCTCCCGGCGCGTGACGCGACAGCGTTCCCGCGCCGGGAGCGGCTCGGTCTGCGCATCGACCCTGAGCGCGTGTTCGAGCTTCTTCTCGCGGGGGAGCGGCACGCCTTCTGGCTCGATGCGGGCATCCGTGCCGAGACCGGGCGAAGCCTGCTCGGCGCCGCATCTCCGGTACGACCGAGTTACCTGATGCACGGGGATCAGCTGTGGACGTTGCGCGGCGCGACTCCGGTTCCGTGCGACGGCGAGCTCACGGACGTGCTCCGCCGCTGGCGGCTCGCCACGGTCCCCTCTGCGCCAGAGGATGACCCGGCCGATACGTCGCCGCTCGGCTGGGTGGGCTGGTTCGGCTACGAGTTCGGCGCGCGGCGGCTTGGGATCGAGGCCGAGGCATCCGCGTATCCGGACGCCGTCATGCTGGCCGCCGACCGCGTGATCGCGATCGACCACCACACGAATGAGACCTCGCTCTGGTTCGTCGACGACGCCGACGGCCGCGAGTGGGCGGCGAACACGTCGGCGGCGCTGAGGGCCGCGGCCGACGAACCGACTCCGCATGTCGTCGGCGTGGACGCGGGTGCCCGACGTGGGACGGGACCGGTACGGTGGCGGCACTCGGACGGGGAGTACCTGAGCATGATCGCGGCCTGCCAGGACTCGATCCGCGCCGGCGACGCCTACCTGCTGTGCCTCACGAACACGGCGACGGTCGCGACCTCTGCCGAGCCGCTCGAGGTCTACCGAGCCCTGAGGCGGGCGTCGCGAGCCCGCCATGGCGCCTACCTGCGTGCCGGCGACGTCACGGTGCTCAGCGCCTCGCCGGAGCTGTTCCTGAACATCGCCGGTGGGGTCGCCGTCACACGCCCCGTCAAGGGGACCCGCCCTCGCGGGGCGCTGCCTGCCGATGATGCACGGCTGAGGGCGCAGCTCGCCGAGGACGAGAAGGAGCGTGCGGAGAACCTGATGATCGTCGACCTCATGCGCAACGACCTGGGTCGGGTCGCTCGCGTCGGCGGCGTGTCCGTCACCGAGCTGCTCACCGTCGAGACGCATGCGCACGTGCACCAGCTGGTGAGCACGGTGCGCGCTGAGCTCGCCGACGGGCTCGACGTGCTCGACGTGCTCGGGGCATCCTTTCCGGCCGGTTCGATGACGGGGGCACCGAAGCTCAGCGCGATGAGCGTGCTGCATGAGCTCGAGCGCGGGCCTCGCGGCGTGTACAGCGGATGCCTGGGCAGGCTCGGCCTCGACGGCACCGCGGAACTCGCCATGGTGATCCGCACGATCGTGATGTGCGACGGGGAGGCGACGATCGGTTCCGGCGGAGGAATCACCGCACTGTCGGTTCCGGACCAGGAGCTGGCGGAGGTCAAGCTGAAGGCCGCGGCCCTGCTGCACGCGCTCGGCGTCACGAGCGACTGA
- a CDS encoding carbohydrate ABC transporter permease, whose translation MERQLTTTAPSELSLSDTTELKAAPRTKLKAVSDAADRGILSAADWRRPHVRIVGTTFNVVLGILLVVIGLLPLLWLLKSAVTPTQDTLSHPLALFPNGFAWSNIAKAWNDVQIGNYFFNTIWMAVGEWAVQMLVATTGGFALSVLKPRYGKIISGLVLATLFVPAVVLLVPLYLTVLHPPLIGHSLINTFWAVWLPAGASAFNVLLVMRFFDSLPREVFEAAKTDGAGTFRLFWSVVLPMSKPILGVVSVFAINAAWADFLWPNLVLTDIGIQPLSVRLPQIQSSTDLGVYLAALTIATLIPVVIFLIFQRTFLRGGGLGGAVKG comes from the coding sequence ATGGAGCGACAATTGACGACCACAGCGCCCTCCGAACTCTCGTTGTCTGACACCACGGAACTCAAGGCAGCGCCGCGCACGAAGCTCAAAGCCGTCTCGGATGCCGCAGATCGGGGCATCCTGTCGGCCGCCGACTGGCGACGTCCGCATGTCAGGATCGTGGGCACCACCTTCAACGTGGTGCTCGGGATCCTGCTTGTCGTGATCGGCCTGCTTCCCCTGCTGTGGCTGTTGAAGTCAGCGGTCACCCCGACACAGGACACGCTCTCCCACCCGCTCGCGCTGTTCCCGAACGGCTTCGCCTGGTCGAACATCGCCAAGGCGTGGAACGACGTGCAGATCGGAAACTACTTCTTCAACACCATCTGGATGGCCGTCGGCGAGTGGGCGGTGCAGATGCTCGTGGCGACCACCGGCGGATTCGCACTCTCGGTGCTCAAGCCGAGATACGGCAAGATCATCAGCGGCCTCGTGCTCGCGACGCTCTTCGTGCCCGCCGTCGTGCTCCTCGTTCCGCTCTATCTCACGGTGCTGCATCCTCCGCTCATCGGGCACTCGCTGATCAACACGTTCTGGGCGGTGTGGCTGCCGGCGGGCGCGAGTGCGTTCAACGTGCTGCTCGTGATGCGGTTCTTCGACAGCCTCCCTCGGGAGGTGTTCGAGGCGGCGAAGACCGACGGCGCCGGCACGTTCCGGCTGTTCTGGTCGGTCGTGCTGCCGATGTCGAAGCCGATCCTCGGCGTCGTGTCGGTCTTCGCGATCAACGCGGCGTGGGCGGATTTCCTGTGGCCGAACCTCGTGCTGACCGACATCGGCATCCAGCCGCTGTCGGTGCGGTTGCCGCAGATCCAGTCGTCGACCGATCTCGGGGTGTACCTCGCCGCGCTCACGATCGCGACGCTCATCCCGGTCGTGATCTTCTTGATCTTCCAGCGCACGTTCCTGCGCGGCGGTGGCCTGGGCGGCGCCGTCAAGGGCTGA
- a CDS encoding App1 family protein, translating to MARRPRTEQRMHRAARIEDAFHALRARRALRRGYLPTVLSYPCYGTTEWIRVLGRVVLAKDPRPGSRAERTNRKREESVRGWRSFVSVPYSASDVIVEVDGTTHTVHPDRGGVVDEVIPVRLEPGIHWVSLRAGRSGQVASSPVQIIGDDVTFGILSDVDDTVMVTALPRPLLAAWNTFVLDEHARVPTPGMAVLLERLASSHPDSPVLYLSTGAWNVAPAVTRFLERNLFPPGALLLTDWGPTHDRLFRSGVEHKEQSLRRLAREFPSVKWLLVGDDGQHDEEIYARFAQAHPQNVAAVAIRQLSTTESVLAGGRSKAEKHSQTSGVPWVYGADGADLLAQLVAVGIRA from the coding sequence ATGGCCCGACGTCCCCGCACCGAGCAGCGCATGCATCGCGCTGCGCGCATCGAGGACGCCTTCCACGCTCTGCGCGCACGTCGGGCGCTCAGGCGCGGCTATCTGCCCACGGTCCTCTCTTATCCGTGCTACGGCACGACCGAGTGGATCCGCGTGCTCGGCCGGGTGGTGCTGGCCAAGGATCCCCGCCCCGGGTCGCGCGCAGAGCGCACCAATCGCAAGCGCGAAGAGAGCGTGCGGGGCTGGCGAAGCTTCGTGAGCGTGCCGTACAGCGCCTCCGATGTGATCGTCGAGGTGGACGGCACGACGCACACGGTGCATCCGGATCGCGGGGGCGTCGTCGACGAGGTCATTCCCGTGCGACTCGAGCCGGGCATCCACTGGGTGTCGTTGCGGGCAGGGCGCAGCGGGCAGGTCGCCTCCTCACCCGTGCAGATCATCGGCGACGACGTGACCTTCGGCATCCTCTCCGATGTCGACGACACGGTGATGGTCACCGCGCTGCCGCGGCCGCTGCTCGCGGCCTGGAACACGTTCGTTCTCGACGAGCACGCCCGCGTTCCCACGCCGGGGATGGCGGTGCTGCTCGAACGACTCGCGTCGTCGCATCCGGACTCCCCCGTGCTCTATCTGTCGACAGGCGCGTGGAACGTTGCACCAGCGGTGACACGGTTCCTCGAGCGCAACCTCTTCCCGCCCGGTGCGCTCCTGCTGACCGACTGGGGCCCGACGCACGACAGGCTGTTCCGCAGCGGCGTCGAGCACAAGGAGCAGAGCCTGCGCCGGCTCGCCCGCGAGTTCCCCTCGGTGAAGTGGCTCCTCGTCGGAGACGACGGCCAGCATGACGAGGAGATCTACGCGCGCTTCGCGCAGGCCCACCCGCAGAACGTGGCCGCCGTCGCCATCCGACAGCTGTCGACGACGGAGTCCGTGCTCGCCGGCGGACGTTCCAAGGCCGAGAAGCACAGTCAGACGAGCGGTGTCCCGTGGGTCTACGGCGCCGACGGGGCCGATCTGCTCGCGCAGCTGGTGGCGGTGGGCATTCGCGCCTGA
- a CDS encoding ABC transporter substrate-binding protein: protein MSLKTRGIALAAVAAVSALALAGCSSGNPLDSSTTSSAKSGGSIVVGSANFPESEIIAQIYTQALQDNGVNASIKPNIGAREVYLKALQDGSIDLVPEYSGSLLQYYNPKSPAQSSDDVYAALSDALPKGFEVLNQSKAEDKDSYNVTKAFSEKWGVTSLADLTKVTTPLTVGANPEFAERPYGIKGLKSAYGVTATLDPISDGGGPLTVKALQDGTVQLADIYTTSSAIKDNGFVTLKDPKNIIIAENVVPIINDKKVTVKVKNVLNAVSAALTTDDLVTMNDKSSGSAKESAAQIAKEWLAQENLFTK from the coding sequence ATGTCACTGAAAACACGCGGTATCGCACTCGCGGCCGTCGCGGCGGTCAGCGCTCTCGCCCTCGCCGGTTGCTCGTCGGGCAACCCTCTCGACTCCTCGACCACGTCTTCGGCGAAGTCGGGAGGATCGATCGTCGTCGGCTCGGCGAACTTTCCCGAGTCCGAGATCATCGCGCAGATCTACACGCAGGCCCTGCAGGACAACGGGGTCAACGCGAGCATCAAGCCCAACATCGGTGCCCGCGAGGTGTACCTCAAGGCGCTGCAGGACGGTTCGATCGACCTCGTGCCGGAGTATTCGGGCAGCCTGTTGCAGTACTACAACCCCAAGAGCCCCGCGCAGTCGAGCGACGACGTGTACGCCGCGCTCAGTGACGCGTTGCCCAAGGGCTTCGAGGTGCTGAATCAGTCGAAGGCCGAAGACAAAGACTCCTACAACGTCACCAAGGCGTTCTCCGAGAAGTGGGGAGTGACGAGCCTCGCCGATCTCACCAAGGTGACGACGCCGCTGACGGTCGGCGCCAACCCGGAGTTCGCAGAGCGTCCCTACGGCATCAAGGGCCTGAAGTCGGCTTACGGGGTGACGGCCACGCTCGATCCGATCAGCGACGGTGGCGGCCCGCTCACGGTGAAGGCTCTGCAGGACGGCACCGTGCAGCTCGCCGACATCTACACGACGAGCTCGGCGATCAAGGACAACGGCTTCGTCACGCTGAAGGATCCGAAGAACATCATCATCGCGGAGAACGTGGTGCCGATCATCAACGACAAGAAGGTCACCGTCAAGGTGAAGAACGTGCTGAACGCCGTGTCCGCTGCGCTCACCACCGACGACCTCGTCACGATGAACGACAAGAGCTCGGGCTCCGCGAAGGAGTCGGCCGCACAGATCGCCAAGGAGTGGCTGGCGCAGGAAAACCTGTTCACCAAGTAG
- a CDS encoding ABC transporter permease yields the protein MTAWYQTFAWLADPANWAGPGGIPARLGEHVVYSLVTLIVAVAIAVPIGVIIGHTGKGRAVAVQLSGALRALPTLGVVLLLALWLGTGLGPPLVALVVLALPPLLAGAYAGVSAVDRQTIDAARGIGMTETQVLFKVELPLAMPIIIGGIRSGALQVIATWTVAAYLPVGGLGRFIYDGYAVQNYAEMLGASVLVIVLALVADGVFALIQRLVVPRGVVVGRASDVRVRSSKRLATTSQSTTAG from the coding sequence ATGACCGCGTGGTACCAGACGTTCGCGTGGCTCGCGGATCCTGCCAACTGGGCAGGGCCGGGCGGAATACCGGCGCGTCTGGGCGAACACGTGGTCTACTCGCTTGTCACGCTCATCGTGGCGGTGGCCATCGCGGTGCCCATCGGTGTGATCATCGGGCACACGGGCAAGGGCCGGGCGGTGGCCGTGCAGCTTTCCGGTGCGCTGCGCGCGCTGCCGACGCTCGGCGTGGTTCTTCTGCTCGCACTCTGGCTCGGAACAGGGCTCGGTCCGCCCTTGGTCGCTTTGGTGGTCCTGGCGCTGCCGCCGCTGCTCGCCGGCGCCTATGCGGGAGTCAGCGCCGTCGACAGACAGACGATCGATGCCGCCCGCGGCATCGGGATGACCGAGACGCAGGTGCTGTTCAAGGTCGAGCTGCCTTTGGCCATGCCGATCATCATCGGTGGCATACGCTCAGGAGCGCTTCAGGTGATCGCCACGTGGACGGTGGCGGCGTACCTGCCGGTCGGGGGGCTCGGGCGGTTCATCTACGACGGCTACGCCGTTCAGAATTACGCGGAGATGCTCGGGGCATCCGTGCTCGTCATCGTTCTCGCGCTCGTCGCGGACGGGGTCTTCGCCCTGATCCAGCGACTCGTCGTGCCGCGCGGAGTCGTCGTCGGGCGTGCGTCCGACGTGCGCGTGCGGTCGTCCAAGAGGCTCGCAACGACCTCGCAATCCACCACAGCAGGCTGA